The following coding sequences are from one Hydra vulgaris chromosome 04, alternate assembly HydraT2T_AEP window:
- the LOC136079529 gene encoding uncharacterized protein LOC136079529: MKVCKKERTGIESRTLENLQADFERFMKDAGIKKKAKFYNNVIAEPILRIPLNQVSLPSLHIALGVYLKFFNMFEEEAHEVDIMMAASLKNKNCLLSQPYQDYILKQQKILNLKRCIDKLDDQIQLVNDTVAIAILNNEDCVENIQSLYIPQLNLLNETKMEKVRECNGLENELIFKKSEGPCIQQIELILQKLKVQRQAYHGKSFIGNHVHKMLKKKSILELCNSVPLLVYNNGLSGTTVHEKSVEISSKYKQLFNKLSNCYSIFSSKSTMTIIELTQLETYVDNLMQFYHAKWPQGSVPPKLHMMEDHAIPFLQKWGAGFGFYGEQGGESIHHEFNKLKIIYQSIPSPTMRLKSILKSHHLKTNPKNRALRPKIKKRKRK; the protein is encoded by the exons ATGAaggtttgcaaaaaagaaagaacagGCATAGAATCTCGTACCTTGGAAAATCTGCAAGCTGATTTTGAAAGATTTATGAAAGATGCTGGCATTAAGAAAAAGgccaagttttataataatgttatagCAGAGCCTATCCTGAGAATACCTTTAAACCAg GTGTCTTTACCAAGTCTGCATATTGCTCTTGGTGTTTAtctcaagttttttaacatgtttgaGGAAGAAGCCCATGAAGTGGACATTATGATGGcagcatcattaaaaaataaaaattgtcttttatctcaaccgtatcaagactatattttaaaacaacaaaaaattttgaatctaAAAAGGTGCATTGATAAACTAGATGACCAAATCCAGCTGGTTAATGATACTGTAGCTATAGCCATATTGAATAATGAAGATTGTGTAGAAAATATTCAGTCACTTTACATCCCTCAACTCAATTTGCTAAACgaaacaaaaatggaaaaa gtTAGAGAGTGTAATGGTTTGGAAAACGAACTGATTTTTAAGAAAAGTGAGGGACCATGCATTCAACAGATTGAGTTGATTTTGCAAAAACTCAAGGTACAGCGACAAGCATATCATGGGAAAAGTTTTATAGGAAACCATGTACATAAAATGCTAAAA aaaaaatctaTATTAGAGCTTTGTAATTCTGTTCCGCTTCTTGTTTATAACAATGGATTGTCTGGAACAACTGTTCATGAAAAATCAGTTGAAATCAGTAGCAAGTATAAACAACTTTTCAATAAGCTTTCCAATTGTTATAgcatattttcttcaaaaagtaCTATGACAATAATTGAATTAACACAACTAG AAACATATGTTGataatttaatgcaattttatcaTGCCAAATGGCCTCAGGGTTCAGTGCCACCTAAGTTGCACATGATGGAAGATCATGCGATACCATTCTTACAAAAATGGGGTGCTGGCTTTGGATTCTATGGTGAACAAGGAGGTGAATCAATTCATCATGAGTTCAACAAATTAAAGATTATATATCAATCTATTCCTTCACCAACAATGCGATTAAAAAGCATCCTTAAATCGCACCATCTAAAAACTAATCCTAAAAATAGAGCGCTGagacctaaaattaaaaaaagaaaaaggaaatgA